In Chryseobacterium oranimense, a single window of DNA contains:
- a CDS encoding DinB family protein yields the protein MDTLSQLKSELEGEFQTTKKFIDLFPEGKNDYAPHEKSMKMMPLATHLVEVFEWPNTILKTSELDFGKGDYKPTVLSTKDDLMKKLEDDYQSAKTALENSTEDDLNPSWTIKNDGHELASWSKYGAIRHALNQITHHRAQLGVYYRLNNIPLPGSYGPSADHQSF from the coding sequence ATGGACACTTTATCTCAATTAAAATCCGAACTGGAAGGAGAATTCCAAACCACAAAAAAATTTATTGATCTATTCCCCGAAGGAAAAAACGATTATGCTCCTCATGAAAAAAGTATGAAAATGATGCCTCTTGCCACCCATCTCGTAGAAGTTTTTGAATGGCCGAACACTATTTTAAAAACTTCTGAACTGGATTTTGGTAAAGGTGATTACAAACCGACTGTTCTTTCTACAAAAGATGATCTTATGAAAAAACTGGAAGACGATTATCAGTCTGCAAAAACGGCATTGGAAAATAGCACAGAAGACGATCTTAATCCCAGCTGGACGATTAAAAATGACGGCCACGAGCTGGCAAGCTGGAGCAAATATGGTGCGATTCGCCATGCTTTGAACCAGATCACTCACCACAGAGCTCAGCTGGGAGTTTATTACAGACTGAATAATATTCCTCTTCCAGGAAGTTATGGTCCTTCTGCAGATCATCAGAGTTTTTAA
- a CDS encoding Plug and carboxypeptidase regulatory-like domain-containing protein: MKGKISLFLMLFFTVLTYAQKTVSGKITDEDGSAIPSASVTIEEPGKDAILAYGITNSKGEYKVTFTSSEPNVDLKVKAFNQKPLTKQISNSDQTLTFKMQSEATEIKEVQLKTKMITARGDTIAYDLKAFDSKNDRTLADVMRKIPGIEVNKDGSILYQGNAINKFYVNGKDLMEGGYGTINNSLPKDAVQKVEVLENHQPVKILQDKVPSDQAAINIKLKNSVTMTGRGEVGTGFGDPWLWNVKLTPMFFGQKSQWVVNYKTNNMGEQVENEGNILAFGSSWEGRRINAAQNDWLNVENADAPNLPVKRYLMNSVHYLSANYLTNIDKKKEWELKANANYTNNAVEREDIVETIYSPRNDKPGSTITTSTRNNFYTDKVKGELIFTKNAKKGFFKNTTSFSQFWNADRAVATRVGRIGNEAVESPTSSFQNSLSTIIPWKEKMVNFKSYINYQDDKQTLEVSPANYLQILYKNPVADSATAINFAPGTSVIQNFRLKTLDTSHSANISFSKKGWTFTPQVGFDFSSKNLNTRFNGTAIPNPDIPNDVAPSFGGPAYQNDLRFTEFNPNASLGINYKSEAWSLFANAPVNFNSIKAEDELRNVHKSLNKTTFTPNLFVQYSFASFWKASLNGNISNNFGDVQSAYAGYMLQSPGGFSVMDPNNPIPQTNSKSAGSRIEYRNPLNNLFFNVNYSLSDSKKNLLASPILDINTGFTLIQYREQENHAKNNRLSVEVGKYFPKFKTNASVSYSNTLSKSDAFLDNIQYLSKNNTQSYGFKLNNTYFSWMSLDYNLNFSRNKQDNIGLNDKGGRLGINKGFNHNLGAFFYPIENHTIGFNWDQVNTSDGQNKYNNAFYDLSYQFTWAKKKVDFELKWMNIANRRVFETYNINQATNSVAYTRVQLRPSQVMFTVKFNFK; encoded by the coding sequence ATGAAAGGAAAGATTTCTTTATTTCTGATGCTTTTTTTTACAGTGCTCACATATGCACAGAAAACAGTGTCAGGGAAAATTACCGATGAAGACGGATCCGCCATTCCCAGCGCCAGCGTTACCATAGAAGAACCGGGTAAGGATGCAATTCTGGCCTATGGGATCACCAATTCCAAAGGGGAATATAAGGTGACTTTCACTTCTTCAGAACCCAATGTAGATCTGAAAGTGAAAGCATTCAACCAAAAACCCCTCACCAAACAGATCAGCAACAGCGATCAGACCCTGACATTCAAAATGCAGTCTGAAGCAACGGAAATAAAAGAAGTCCAGCTAAAAACCAAAATGATTACCGCAAGAGGAGATACCATTGCGTATGACCTTAAGGCTTTTGACAGTAAAAATGACAGAACTCTTGCCGATGTAATGAGAAAAATTCCCGGAATTGAAGTCAATAAGGATGGAAGTATTCTTTACCAGGGAAATGCTATCAATAAATTTTATGTCAACGGAAAAGATCTCATGGAAGGAGGCTACGGAACCATCAACAACTCGCTTCCGAAAGATGCCGTACAGAAAGTGGAAGTCCTTGAAAACCACCAGCCGGTAAAGATCCTTCAGGATAAAGTGCCTTCCGATCAGGCTGCTATTAATATCAAATTAAAAAACTCCGTTACCATGACCGGAAGAGGAGAAGTGGGGACCGGTTTTGGAGATCCCTGGTTATGGAACGTCAAGCTGACTCCTATGTTTTTCGGGCAGAAAAGCCAGTGGGTGGTCAACTATAAGACCAACAATATGGGCGAGCAGGTGGAAAATGAGGGAAATATCCTGGCTTTCGGAAGCAGTTGGGAAGGCAGAAGAATCAATGCCGCTCAAAACGACTGGCTGAATGTAGAAAATGCAGATGCCCCCAATTTACCGGTAAAAAGATATTTAATGAACAGTGTACATTATCTGTCTGCAAACTATCTTACCAATATTGATAAAAAGAAAGAATGGGAACTTAAAGCCAATGCCAATTATACAAATAATGCAGTAGAAAGAGAAGATATCGTAGAGACTATATACAGTCCGAGAAATGATAAGCCGGGATCTACAATAACAACAAGTACCAGAAACAACTTTTATACAGACAAGGTGAAAGGAGAACTTATCTTTACTAAAAATGCGAAGAAAGGTTTCTTTAAAAATACAACAAGTTTCAGCCAGTTTTGGAATGCGGACAGAGCGGTAGCCACAAGGGTGGGAAGAATTGGAAATGAGGCTGTAGAATCTCCGACATCTTCTTTCCAGAACTCATTAAGTACCATCATTCCCTGGAAAGAAAAAATGGTTAATTTTAAATCATACATCAATTATCAGGATGACAAGCAGACCCTTGAGGTTTCTCCTGCCAATTATCTGCAGATTTTATATAAAAACCCTGTAGCAGATTCTGCTACGGCAATCAATTTTGCTCCGGGAACTTCCGTAATACAGAATTTCAGACTGAAGACTTTGGATACATCCCATTCCGCCAACATCAGCTTTTCCAAGAAAGGTTGGACCTTTACACCTCAGGTGGGATTTGATTTCTCATCAAAAAACCTTAATACCCGTTTTAACGGAACAGCAATTCCTAATCCGGATATTCCGAATGATGTGGCTCCGAGTTTTGGCGGACCTGCCTATCAAAATGATCTGAGATTTACAGAATTTAATCCCAACGCATCCTTAGGAATAAATTATAAATCTGAAGCATGGAGCCTTTTTGCTAATGCACCAGTAAACTTCAACAGCATCAAAGCAGAGGATGAATTAAGAAACGTTCATAAATCACTTAATAAAACAACGTTTACCCCAAATCTATTTGTTCAGTACTCTTTTGCCTCTTTCTGGAAAGCAAGTTTGAACGGGAATATCAGCAATAACTTTGGAGATGTTCAGTCTGCATATGCAGGGTATATGCTGCAAAGCCCGGGAGGATTTAGTGTGATGGATCCCAATAACCCGATTCCGCAAACCAATTCAAAGAGCGCCGGTTCAAGAATTGAGTACAGAAACCCTCTGAATAATTTATTTTTTAATGTGAATTATTCCTTAAGTGACAGTAAAAAGAATCTTCTTGCATCCCCAATCCTGGATATCAATACAGGGTTTACATTAATTCAGTACAGAGAGCAGGAAAACCATGCAAAAAATAATAGATTGAGTGTAGAAGTAGGTAAATATTTTCCGAAATTTAAAACAAATGCCTCTGTGAGTTATAGCAATACATTATCTAAATCAGATGCATTCCTGGATAATATTCAGTATTTAAGTAAAAATAATACCCAGTCCTACGGGTTTAAATTAAATAATACCTATTTCAGCTGGATGAGTCTAGACTACAACCTTAATTTTTCCAGAAACAAGCAGGATAATATAGGTTTGAATGATAAGGGAGGAAGATTAGGGATCAATAAAGGTTTTAATCACAATTTAGGAGCATTTTTCTACCCGATCGAAAACCATACTATAGGATTCAACTGGGATCAGGTAAATACCAGTGATGGCCAGAATAAATATAATAACGCTTTCTATGATCTTTCTTACCAGTTTACATGGGCAAAAAAGAAAGTTGACTTTGAGCTAAAATGGATGAATATTGCCAACAGAAGAGTATTTGAAACATACAACATAAATCAGGCAACTAACAGTGTAGCGTACACAAGAGTACAGCTCCGCCCAAGCCAAGTCATGTTCACCGTAAAATTCAACTTTAAATAA
- a CDS encoding GLPGLI family protein, with protein MKKIFSVFFIALFVFASAQDSKESKETANRFFYELTFKPKKDSTKMDKVVAILDITSKKSIYQDYTIPAQDSIIKLAVEEMEKTKSWKDVSKLIKMPKFSYKIVKTYPEMKEQYIDRVSMNLFGYDDDIKFNWNILPEKEKVGEYNTQKATAEFGGRKWTAWFSTDIPFQDGPYKFYGLPGLIVKIEDSEKNYSWKLSGNKKISNYEEMSYSDKINAKYGIPQTITPTTKEKFEKAYASFKQDPMAEARQRVTPEMMSMKMPGSDMTVGEMMKKQEKVAKDFFSANDNPIEISSGQNQEKKKK; from the coding sequence ATGAAAAAAATATTTTCTGTATTCTTTATTGCCCTTTTTGTTTTTGCATCGGCACAGGATTCCAAAGAGTCTAAAGAAACAGCAAACAGGTTCTTTTATGAACTTACTTTTAAACCGAAGAAAGATTCCACTAAGATGGATAAAGTAGTGGCTATTCTGGATATTACAAGTAAAAAATCGATCTATCAGGATTATACAATTCCCGCTCAGGACTCCATTATTAAATTAGCTGTGGAAGAAATGGAGAAAACAAAAAGCTGGAAAGATGTGTCAAAGCTTATTAAAATGCCTAAGTTTTCATATAAAATTGTTAAAACCTATCCTGAAATGAAGGAGCAGTATATTGACAGAGTAAGTATGAATCTATTTGGATACGATGATGACATTAAATTCAACTGGAACATTTTGCCGGAAAAAGAAAAAGTAGGCGAATACAATACACAGAAAGCAACTGCCGAATTTGGAGGAAGAAAATGGACTGCCTGGTTTAGTACAGATATTCCTTTTCAGGATGGGCCTTACAAGTTTTACGGTCTTCCGGGCCTAATTGTTAAAATCGAAGATTCCGAGAAAAACTATTCCTGGAAGCTAAGCGGAAATAAGAAAATTTCTAATTATGAGGAAATGTCTTATTCCGACAAAATAAATGCAAAATATGGAATCCCTCAAACGATAACACCTACAACAAAGGAAAAATTTGAAAAAGCTTATGCGAGCTTTAAACAAGATCCCATGGCAGAAGCACGTCAGAGAGTTACACCAGAAATGATGAGTATGAAAATGCCGGGATCAGATATGACCGTTGGGGAAATGATGAAAAAGCAGGAAAAAGTAGCTAAAGATTTCTTCAGTGCCAATGATAATCCAATAGAAATTTCATCAGGACAAAATCAGGAGAAAAAGAAAAAATAA
- a CDS encoding cupin-like domain-containing protein — MGIILKPIDVVDDITQEEFTEKYLKPRRPVVIKNMARKWPAYQKWTMDYVKEAVGDVEVPLYDSKKADPAAPINTPTTKMKFADYIDLIQKEPTDLRIFFFDPIKHANKLLEDYISPKELMGGFLDKYPSMFFGGKGSVTFLHYDIDMAHIFHTHFNGRKHVLLFDYKWKERLYQLPYATYALEDYDIENPDFTKFPALDGVEGIECFLEHGDTLFMPTGWWHWMKYLDGSFSISLRAWDKSWAVKAHSLWNLTVQRKFDDIMKSNFKKKYMDWKEKVAVKRAELALKRGLPK, encoded by the coding sequence ATGGGAATTATTTTAAAGCCTATAGATGTTGTAGATGATATTACTCAGGAAGAGTTTACAGAAAAATATCTAAAGCCCAGAAGGCCCGTTGTCATCAAGAACATGGCAAGAAAATGGCCTGCTTATCAGAAGTGGACCATGGATTATGTGAAGGAAGCAGTAGGTGATGTGGAAGTTCCTCTCTATGATTCTAAAAAAGCCGATCCTGCAGCTCCCATTAATACTCCTACAACTAAAATGAAGTTCGCAGATTATATAGACCTCATCCAAAAAGAGCCTACCGATCTGAGAATTTTCTTTTTCGACCCTATAAAACACGCCAATAAATTACTGGAAGACTATATCTCTCCAAAAGAACTGATGGGAGGTTTCCTTGATAAATATCCGTCTATGTTTTTTGGTGGAAAAGGCTCCGTAACTTTCCTTCACTACGATATTGATATGGCTCATATTTTCCATACGCATTTCAATGGAAGAAAGCATGTGCTACTTTTTGATTATAAATGGAAAGAAAGATTATACCAGCTTCCTTATGCTACCTACGCACTGGAAGATTATGACATAGAGAATCCGGATTTTACCAAATTTCCTGCTCTTGACGGCGTAGAAGGAATTGAGTGTTTCCTTGAGCATGGTGATACGCTTTTTATGCCTACCGGATGGTGGCACTGGATGAAGTATCTGGACGGAAGTTTCTCAATCTCACTGAGAGCATGGGACAAATCCTGGGCGGTAAAGGCTCACTCTTTATGGAATCTTACCGTACAGCGTAAGTTTGATGATATTATGAAGTCCAATTTTAAAAAGAAATACATGGACTGGAAAGAAAAGGTAGCCGTTAAAAGAGCAGAACTAGCTTTAAAAAGAGGCTTACCAAAATAA
- the feoB gene encoding ferrous iron transport protein B has translation MQENKKKQVLLVGNPNVGKSTVFNALCNKKQKTGNYAGVTVASHSGNYIYKNEEVEVIDLPGSYSVYPSSEDEAIFSKFLIDEQKNYEGVIYILEALSLKRGLLLFQQIQDLGIPMILVVNQIDQAKRRGISIDIQKFSDALGIKIIQTNAKEQIGIDEIKEAVLNNGFQKADKISFETPNEHKDFIQKIAAHKGFDNEYKAWMSLSLGTELGKIDSIKDLLNEPETKSLVPKRLQVQETVRRYQNVDKILADVISKKAQFKELLTEKLDKVLVHKFWGYVVFLVILLIIFQSVFFLAEYPMNWIDDTFSWLAAFTGEHLPEGPVNSLVSSGIIPGIGGIVVFAPQIGILLYFLYLLEDSGYMARVVFLMDRLLRPFGLNGKSIVPLVSGTACAIPAVISTRNIENVKERLLTILVTPFMTCSARLPVYSIIIGLIISDGSFLGIKYKALVLMGMYLLGFLVALFSASVLKRFIKNKEKTYLVMDLPTYKKPLFGYDLKMVLGKVWEFVTGAGKIIFIVSIIVWFLSYFGPKQKPDQFVATNVELDHSYLAKMGKGIEPLIEPLGYDWKMGVGILTSFVAREVFVGTMSTLYSLEDDAPEVKVIDKMRRDVKPNGEKVFSFATGISVLLFYAFAMQCVSTLAVVYRETKSWKWTGFQVAMMTGLAYFVSLIAYQILK, from the coding sequence ATGCAGGAAAATAAGAAAAAACAGGTCCTCTTGGTCGGGAATCCCAACGTAGGAAAATCCACCGTTTTCAATGCCCTGTGCAATAAAAAACAAAAGACCGGGAATTATGCAGGAGTTACCGTTGCAAGCCATTCAGGAAATTATATTTATAAAAACGAAGAAGTCGAAGTAATTGATCTTCCAGGCTCATACAGCGTATATCCAAGTTCTGAAGATGAAGCTATTTTTTCTAAATTTCTTATTGATGAACAGAAAAACTATGAAGGCGTTATCTATATCCTTGAAGCATTAAGCTTAAAAAGAGGGCTGCTTCTCTTCCAGCAGATACAGGACCTTGGCATACCAATGATTTTGGTAGTTAACCAGATAGATCAGGCAAAAAGAAGAGGAATCAGCATTGATATCCAAAAATTTTCCGATGCCTTAGGCATTAAAATTATCCAGACCAATGCTAAAGAGCAGATTGGAATAGACGAAATCAAAGAGGCGGTTTTGAACAACGGATTCCAAAAAGCCGACAAGATCTCATTTGAAACCCCGAACGAACATAAAGATTTTATACAAAAAATAGCAGCCCATAAAGGTTTCGACAACGAATATAAAGCCTGGATGAGCCTTTCTTTAGGTACCGAGCTGGGAAAAATAGACTCCATAAAAGACCTGCTGAACGAACCGGAAACCAAAAGCCTGGTTCCGAAAAGGCTTCAGGTTCAGGAAACCGTAAGAAGATATCAGAACGTAGATAAAATACTGGCAGATGTAATCTCTAAAAAAGCACAGTTCAAAGAGCTTCTCACAGAAAAGCTGGATAAAGTACTCGTTCACAAATTCTGGGGTTACGTAGTTTTTCTGGTGATTCTTTTAATCATCTTCCAAAGTGTTTTCTTCCTTGCAGAATACCCTATGAACTGGATTGACGATACCTTTTCATGGCTGGCTGCATTTACAGGCGAACATCTCCCGGAAGGACCTGTTAATTCACTGGTTTCAAGCGGAATTATTCCCGGAATCGGTGGGATTGTAGTATTTGCGCCGCAAATCGGGATTTTGTTATATTTCTTATACTTATTGGAAGATTCAGGGTATATGGCAAGAGTTGTATTCCTGATGGATAGGCTGCTGCGCCCTTTCGGACTGAACGGAAAAAGTATAGTTCCTCTCGTATCCGGAACCGCCTGCGCCATTCCTGCCGTAATCTCTACAAGAAATATCGAAAATGTAAAAGAAAGACTACTAACCATACTGGTTACCCCTTTCATGACCTGTTCTGCCAGGCTTCCGGTGTACAGTATCATTATCGGGCTTATTATTTCAGACGGATCATTCCTCGGAATTAAATACAAAGCACTGGTATTAATGGGAATGTACCTTTTAGGGTTTCTTGTGGCATTGTTTTCCGCATCTGTTCTTAAGAGATTTATCAAAAATAAAGAAAAGACTTATCTGGTAATGGATTTGCCAACCTATAAAAAACCGCTTTTCGGGTACGATCTTAAAATGGTTCTGGGCAAGGTGTGGGAATTCGTTACGGGAGCAGGAAAGATTATTTTTATAGTCAGTATCATTGTATGGTTTTTAAGTTACTTTGGCCCTAAACAGAAACCTGATCAGTTTGTGGCTACCAATGTCGAACTCGATCATTCCTATCTCGCTAAAATGGGCAAAGGAATTGAGCCGCTTATTGAACCTCTCGGCTACGACTGGAAGATGGGAGTGGGAATTCTGACCAGTTTTGTCGCAAGAGAAGTTTTCGTAGGAACAATGTCTACCCTGTACAGTCTGGAAGATGACGCCCCCGAAGTAAAAGTAATTGATAAAATGAGAAGAGACGTAAAACCGAATGGCGAAAAAGTGTTCAGCTTTGCCACAGGAATTTCCGTACTTTTATTCTATGCATTTGCAATGCAGTGTGTTTCCACACTTGCAGTAGTCTACAGAGAAACCAAAAGCTGGAAATGGACCGGCTTTCAGGTGGCAATGATGACCGGTTTGGCATATTTTGTGTCGTTGATAGCTTATCAGATTTTAAAATAA
- a CDS encoding ferrous iron transport protein A, translating into MEEINLHKLSGFPKNKMGKILGYDNDQLRMPNKIIEMGLLPETIFRVLYQAPFKGPMYVEFGEEKSRIALREEEGEYIIVEELN; encoded by the coding sequence TTGGAAGAGATTAACTTACATAAATTAAGTGGATTCCCTAAAAACAAAATGGGGAAGATTTTGGGTTATGATAATGATCAGCTGAGAATGCCCAATAAGATTATAGAAATGGGGCTTCTGCCCGAAACTATTTTCAGGGTTTTATACCAGGCGCCGTTCAAGGGCCCTATGTATGTTGAATTTGGAGAGGAAAAGAGCCGCATCGCTCTTCGTGAAGAAGAGGGAGAGTATATTATTGTTGAAGAATTGAATTAA